In Streptomyces sp. RFCAC02, the following proteins share a genomic window:
- the uppS gene encoding polyprenyl diphosphate synthase, which produces MACVMDGNGRWAQRRSLPRTAGHRAAEATVIDIIEAARAAGVEWLSLYAFSTENWNRSGTEVDYLMRLASRVVRKHAPLLLARGIRCRFLGAADPRIPRELARDLDDLTTLTAGNRGMTLTVAFDHGGRRDIVEAARSLIRAGTPADEVTERLFADHLPFPDTPDVDLVIRTSGEQRISNFMLWQVAYAEWVFPEALWPDFRAPDFLACLHTYRRRDRRFGGVPARTNGDPS; this is translated from the coding sequence GTGGCCTGCGTGATGGACGGCAACGGCCGCTGGGCACAGCGGCGTTCCCTTCCCCGGACAGCGGGCCACCGGGCCGCGGAGGCCACCGTCATCGACATCATCGAGGCGGCCCGCGCGGCCGGCGTCGAGTGGCTCAGCCTCTACGCCTTCTCCACCGAGAACTGGAACCGTTCCGGCACCGAGGTCGACTACCTGATGCGCCTGGCCAGCCGGGTCGTGCGCAAGCACGCGCCACTGCTGCTCGCCCGCGGCATCCGCTGCCGTTTCCTCGGAGCCGCGGATCCCCGCATCCCCCGCGAACTGGCGCGGGACCTCGACGATCTGACGACGCTGACCGCCGGCAACCGGGGAATGACGCTGACCGTCGCCTTCGACCACGGCGGACGCCGGGACATCGTCGAGGCCGCCAGGTCGCTGATCCGCGCCGGGACACCCGCCGACGAGGTGACCGAACGGCTCTTCGCCGACCACCTGCCCTTCCCCGACACCCCCGACGTGGATCTCGTCATCCGCACCTCCGGCGAGCAGCGCATCTCCAACTTCATGCTCTGGCAGGTCGCCTACGCCGAGTGGGTCTTCCCCGAGGCGCTCTGGCCGGACTTCCGCGCCCCCGACTTCCTCGCCTGCCTGCACACCTACCGGCGCCGTGACCGCCGCTTCGGCGGCGTGCCGGCCCGGACGAACGGAGACCCGTCATGA
- a CDS encoding ATP-binding cassette domain-containing protein — protein MTTPVNANLELSACTYGYRRRRRPVIEELTYTVPDGLTILLGPNGAGKSTLLKLAASVLAPRSGRISCGGLEFASTSYRRAVAWMPQTITPLPSLTAREYVAYVGWLKGMSRSDAWQRARDALRRVELADKATEKTSRLSGGQLRRVGVASALVHDARVLLLDEPTAGMDPRQRRVFRDILATLRGEVTVLLSTHDVADLAEEADHVTVLDAGRVVHTGSTASFFHHTPPGTTPGRAAEAAYTALLGDSAEV, from the coding sequence ATGACCACGCCCGTGAACGCGAATCTCGAACTCTCCGCCTGCACCTACGGCTACCGGCGCCGCCGCCGGCCCGTCATCGAGGAGCTGACCTACACCGTCCCGGACGGACTGACGATCCTCCTCGGCCCCAACGGCGCGGGGAAGTCCACCCTCCTGAAGCTCGCCGCTTCCGTCCTCGCCCCGCGCTCGGGGCGTATCAGCTGCGGTGGCCTGGAGTTCGCCTCGACGTCCTACCGTCGGGCCGTGGCGTGGATGCCGCAGACCATCACGCCGCTGCCGTCTCTCACGGCCCGCGAGTACGTCGCGTACGTCGGCTGGCTCAAGGGCATGTCGCGGAGCGACGCGTGGCAGCGGGCACGGGACGCGCTCCGGCGCGTCGAACTCGCCGACAAGGCGACGGAGAAGACATCCCGCCTCTCCGGCGGCCAGCTCCGGCGCGTCGGCGTCGCGTCGGCCCTCGTCCACGACGCCCGCGTCCTGCTGCTCGACGAGCCGACGGCCGGCATGGACCCGCGCCAGCGCCGCGTCTTCCGGGACATCCTCGCCACGCTGCGCGGCGAGGTGACCGTTCTCCTGTCCACCCACGACGTCGCCGACCTCGCGGAGGAGGCCGACCACGTCACCGTCCTCGACGCGGGCCGCGTGGTCCACACCGGCTCCACCGCGTCGTTCTTCCACCACACCCCGCCCGGCACCACACCCGGCCGCGCGGCCGAGGCCGCCTACACGGCCCTGCTCGGTGACAGCGCGGAGGTCTGA
- a CDS encoding nuclear transport factor 2 family protein: MTKSITTESVTVLTGMYAAEAEYLNEGGSSDAFFERLAPFFAPDVELRQADALPYGGIWRGHKGITQFFLRMGEVWESFDMREQEFLATGETAVVLTQVRARARATGRELSFPLLQAITVKGGRITEVRPFYWDTQAIADACAM; the protein is encoded by the coding sequence ATGACGAAGTCAATCACCACGGAGTCGGTGACAGTTCTCACCGGCATGTATGCGGCTGAGGCGGAGTATCTGAATGAGGGAGGCTCCAGCGATGCCTTCTTCGAGCGGCTCGCCCCCTTCTTCGCGCCGGATGTCGAGCTGCGTCAGGCGGATGCGTTGCCCTATGGAGGTATCTGGCGCGGGCACAAGGGGATCACGCAGTTCTTCCTCAGGATGGGAGAGGTGTGGGAGTCGTTCGACATGCGGGAGCAGGAGTTTCTCGCCACCGGTGAGACTGCGGTCGTGCTCACGCAGGTTCGTGCTCGCGCGCGGGCGACCGGGCGTGAGCTCAGTTTCCCGCTTCTGCAAGCGATCACGGTGAAGGGCGGGCGGATCACCGAGGTCCGTCCGTTCTACTGGGACACGCAAGCTATCGCCGACGCCTGCGCGATGTAG